The proteins below come from a single Parageobacillus thermoglucosidasius genomic window:
- a CDS encoding phosphocarrier protein HPr, which yields MAEKVFTVTSESGIHARPATILVQTASKFNSDLNLEYNGKTVNLKSIMGVMSLGIPKGAQIKITAEGADAADAMAALTETLNKEGLAQ from the coding sequence ATGGCTGAGAAAGTATTTACAGTAACTTCAGAATCTGGAATTCACGCTCGCCCTGCGACAATACTTGTACAAACGGCAAGCAAATTCAATAGCGACCTTAATTTGGAGTATAATGGAAAAACGGTAAACTTAAAATCGATCATGGGTGTTATGTCATTAGGAATTCCAAAAGGTGCTCAAATCAAAATTACGGCGGAAGGGGCAGATGCAGCAGACGCGATGGCAGCATTGACAGAAACATTAAATAAGGAAGGTCTTGCACAATAA
- the ptsP gene encoding phosphoenolpyruvate--protein phosphotransferase, with protein sequence MTKTIQGIAASSGIAIAKAYRLETPNFVVEKKAVSDPQAEVARFEAAVAKAKEELEIIKQHALQQLGEDKAAIFAAHLLVLNDPELLNPVKEKIEAEQVNAEYALHETAEMFISMFEAMDNEYMKERAADIRDVTKRVLAHLLGVTISNPSLISEEVVIIAEDLTPSDTAQLNRQYVKGFATDIGGRTSHSAIMARSMEIPAVVGTKQVTAEIQTGDVVIIDGLDGNVIVNPSEEMLAQYEEKRARYEAQKAEWAKLVHEKTVTSDEHHVELAANIGTPDDVKGALENGAEGIGLYRTEFLYMGRSELPTEEEQFEAYKTVLERMEGKPVVVRTLDIGGDKELPYLDLPKEMNPFLGFRAIRLCLEMQDMFRTQLRALLRASVYGNLKIMFPMIATLDEFRQAKAILLEEKEKLQREGVPVKEDIEVGMMVEIPAAAVLADQFAKEVDFFSIGTNDLIQYTMAADRMNERVSYLYQPYHPAILRLISNVIDAAHKEGKWAGMCGEMAGDPVAIPILLGLGLDEFSMSATSILRARSQMKKLSKEDAARFKETLLSMSTAEEVVAFVKQTFHIE encoded by the coding sequence ATGACAAAGACAATTCAAGGAATTGCTGCATCGAGCGGTATCGCCATTGCCAAGGCGTACCGCTTAGAAACCCCTAATTTCGTTGTAGAGAAAAAAGCCGTTTCTGATCCACAAGCAGAAGTTGCACGTTTCGAAGCGGCAGTCGCAAAAGCGAAAGAAGAACTGGAAATCATCAAACAGCATGCGTTGCAACAATTAGGGGAAGACAAAGCCGCGATTTTTGCTGCACACCTGCTTGTATTAAATGATCCAGAATTATTGAATCCGGTGAAAGAAAAAATTGAAGCGGAGCAAGTGAACGCGGAATATGCGTTGCATGAAACGGCGGAGATGTTCATTTCCATGTTCGAAGCGATGGATAATGAGTATATGAAAGAACGCGCCGCCGACATTCGCGATGTGACAAAGCGGGTACTTGCTCATTTGCTTGGAGTTACGATTTCCAACCCAAGTCTTATCTCTGAAGAAGTTGTGATTATTGCCGAAGACTTAACCCCATCCGATACAGCCCAGTTAAATCGCCAATATGTTAAAGGTTTTGCAACCGATATCGGAGGGCGTACATCTCATTCGGCGATCATGGCAAGATCCATGGAAATTCCGGCTGTTGTCGGCACGAAACAAGTGACAGCGGAAATTCAAACTGGTGATGTTGTCATTATCGATGGATTGGACGGTAACGTCATTGTTAATCCATCGGAAGAAATGCTCGCGCAATATGAAGAAAAACGCGCCCGCTATGAAGCACAAAAAGCAGAATGGGCAAAGCTCGTTCATGAAAAAACGGTGACGAGCGACGAGCATCATGTGGAATTAGCTGCCAACATCGGCACGCCGGATGATGTCAAAGGAGCGCTCGAAAACGGAGCAGAAGGAATTGGTTTATACCGTACGGAATTTTTATACATGGGACGCTCTGAACTGCCGACAGAAGAAGAGCAGTTTGAAGCATATAAAACGGTGCTTGAACGCATGGAAGGAAAACCTGTTGTTGTGCGCACGCTTGATATCGGCGGCGATAAAGAGCTTCCATATTTAGATTTGCCGAAAGAAATGAACCCGTTTTTAGGATTCCGCGCGATTCGCCTTTGCCTAGAAATGCAAGATATGTTCCGCACACAGCTTCGTGCTTTATTGCGGGCGAGCGTATACGGGAATTTGAAAATTATGTTCCCGATGATCGCCACGCTTGATGAGTTTCGCCAAGCAAAAGCGATTCTTTTAGAAGAAAAAGAGAAATTGCAGCGCGAAGGCGTGCCGGTCAAAGAAGACATTGAAGTCGGCATGATGGTGGAAATTCCTGCGGCAGCAGTCCTTGCCGATCAATTTGCGAAAGAAGTGGATTTTTTCAGCATCGGCACAAATGATTTAATTCAATATACGATGGCTGCTGACCGCATGAACGAACGAGTCTCTTACCTTTACCAACCGTATCATCCAGCCATTTTGCGCTTGATTAGCAATGTGATTGATGCGGCGCATAAAGAAGGAAAATGGGCTGGAATGTGCGGTGAGATGGCGGGCGACCCTGTAGCGATTCCGATTTTGCTCGGGTTAGGATTGGACGAGTTCAGCATGAGCGCAACTTCCATTTTGCGCGCGCGTTCGCAAATGAAAAAATTGTCCAAAGAAGATGCGGCGCGCTTTAAAGAAACGCTGCTGTCGATGAGCACAGCAGAAGAGGTCGTTGCGTTTGTGAAACAAACGTTTCATATAGAATAA
- a CDS encoding methyl-accepting chemotaxis protein, which translates to MFKTLKAKLIALMALLMIVSLMITQIVGVVETKKVIQEDVEQRARTIIKGVVGDIRDSFQSEENSLLQFSESPVVARMVKNNTAWSELDQEFRTFLKIHENVQLVYIGTTDKKMYATPAMQLTDGYDPTARPWYKAAEANPDEVIWTKPYVDQITGKNVVTLAKAVTENGRVVAVIGMDMTLDAVTKIVNGSDVGYNGYPVLVDQSGIAIVHPKYKGKDMSDNPSVKRMLANKSGFYTYTSENEKRVMYFDTIPELGWKVGAVYKEKDLFVISNSLAVKMFTIAAIAILIGIVIIYFLSRSIVKPLVALQHQTEKVAQGDLTVHVQVKSKDEIGQLANHFNYMTSQVREIIRQINESVAELAASADHLSAVSEETVATSEQVASAINDIAKGATEQAGDLDTINERTAALSQQIETVTQSAANMQTLSNETKEASYNGLENLNVLQLKSDEAKKELFAVEKVMNDLVEKMKKIDEVIQTITAISGQTNLLALNASIEAARAGEHGKGFAVVAEEVRKLAEQSAKATDLIRQTIAMIQQQVDLAIQALSHSKDMYEQQQQAVHVTGDSFFKIASMMEELTTAIANITDETNRMNESKDGVIEAMQSISAIAQQSAAAAEEVAASADNQLQSLSTVTESAESLSEMGRKLQKLVEKFKL; encoded by the coding sequence GTGTTCAAAACATTAAAGGCAAAACTTATCGCATTGATGGCTTTGTTGATGATCGTTTCATTGATGATCACTCAAATTGTCGGGGTCGTTGAAACGAAAAAAGTGATCCAAGAAGATGTTGAACAACGCGCACGAACGATCATAAAAGGGGTAGTCGGGGATATTCGCGACAGTTTCCAAAGCGAGGAAAATAGTTTGCTGCAATTCAGCGAATCCCCTGTTGTGGCAAGAATGGTGAAAAATAATACAGCATGGTCGGAACTTGACCAAGAATTTCGCACATTTTTAAAAATCCATGAAAATGTGCAGCTTGTTTATATTGGCACAACCGATAAAAAAATGTATGCAACGCCGGCGATGCAGCTGACTGATGGCTATGACCCGACAGCTCGTCCATGGTATAAAGCAGCGGAAGCAAATCCAGATGAAGTCATTTGGACAAAGCCTTATGTCGATCAAATAACCGGAAAGAATGTCGTTACATTGGCCAAAGCGGTAACAGAAAACGGGCGTGTCGTCGCTGTGATTGGGATGGACATGACGTTAGATGCTGTCACAAAAATTGTTAATGGTAGCGATGTCGGGTATAACGGCTATCCCGTTTTGGTTGATCAAAGCGGAATCGCGATTGTCCACCCAAAATATAAAGGAAAAGATATGTCAGACAATCCAAGCGTCAAGCGCATGTTAGCGAATAAAAGCGGCTTCTATACATATACATCCGAAAATGAAAAACGGGTTATGTATTTTGACACTATTCCTGAGTTAGGCTGGAAGGTTGGCGCTGTATATAAAGAGAAAGATTTGTTTGTCATCAGCAATTCGCTCGCTGTTAAAATGTTTACAATTGCCGCTATCGCCATATTAATTGGCATCGTTATCATTTATTTCCTTTCCCGCTCGATCGTTAAGCCGCTAGTGGCGCTTCAGCATCAAACGGAAAAAGTAGCCCAAGGAGACTTAACGGTGCATGTGCAAGTGAAATCAAAAGATGAAATAGGACAATTAGCCAATCATTTCAATTATATGACTTCGCAAGTGCGGGAGATTATTCGCCAAATTAATGAATCGGTAGCCGAGCTGGCCGCTTCCGCCGATCATCTCAGCGCTGTTTCTGAGGAAACAGTGGCGACGAGCGAGCAAGTTGCAAGCGCCATTAACGATATTGCGAAAGGAGCGACGGAGCAAGCCGGCGACTTAGATACGATTAACGAACGGACGGCAGCGCTTTCGCAGCAAATTGAAACTGTTACGCAATCGGCGGCAAATATGCAAACATTATCGAATGAAACAAAAGAAGCAAGCTATAACGGGCTGGAGAACTTAAATGTGCTGCAATTAAAATCGGATGAGGCGAAAAAAGAACTGTTTGCGGTGGAAAAAGTAATGAACGACTTAGTTGAAAAAATGAAAAAAATCGATGAAGTCATTCAAACGATAACAGCGATTTCGGGGCAAACGAATTTGCTTGCCTTAAATGCCAGCATCGAGGCAGCAAGAGCGGGAGAGCATGGAAAAGGATTTGCCGTTGTTGCGGAAGAAGTGCGCAAGTTAGCGGAGCAATCGGCAAAAGCGACCGACTTAATCCGCCAGACGATCGCGATGATTCAACAGCAAGTCGATCTTGCGATACAGGCGCTAAGCCATTCTAAAGATATGTACGAACAACAGCAACAGGCCGTCCATGTAACCGGCGATTCATTTTTCAAAATTGCGTCAATGATGGAAGAGTTAACAACAGCGATCGCTAATATTACAGATGAAACAAATCGGATGAATGAAAGCAAGGATGGCGTGATCGAAGCGATGCAAAGCATTTCCGCGATCGCACAGCAATCCGCGGCTGCTGCTGAAGAAGTGGCAGCGTCGGCTGATAATCAATTACAGTCATTAAGTACGGTGACGGAATCAGCGGAATCATTAAGCGAGATGGGACGGAAGTTACAAAAGCTTGTGGAAAAATTTAAACTGTAA
- a CDS encoding 2-oxoglutarate dehydrogenase E1 component — translation MAKQTISNAEPWSQFYGPNLGYVMEKYEQYLEDPDSVDPELKQLFEQWGAPPAEAERFEYSESAAKTHQTFRLPENPTIFSKLVAAVKLADNIRHYGHLAADVNPLNKQNKDLRRIELSEFDLTEEDLKEIPVPFICPHAPSHVRNGLDAINHLRKIYTDKIAFEFSQVHNLEEKNWLIREIESGAYYPSLSNEEKVALLRRLTEVEGFEKFLHRTFVGQKRFSIEGLDSMVPLLDELVRHSIENEVKAINIGMAHRGRLNVLAHVLGKPYEMIFAEFQHAESKDFIPSEGSVAITYGWTGDVKYHLGAARRLRNKNEHTMRITLANNPSHLEVVSPVVLGFTRAAQEDRSNAGVPSQDTDSSFAIMIHGDAAFPGQGIVAETLNLSRLRGYQTGGSIHIIANNMIGFTTESYDSRSTRYASDIAKGFEIPIVHVNADDPEACLAAANLAFKYRQRFKKDFVIDLIGYRRFGHNEMDEPMATNPTMYNVIQQHPTVRQLYAQKLVEKGVIAKEAVEEMEREVAERLKNAYERVPKDETKLDFIMDPPKPVARKLPFVKTAVEKEVLRRLNKELLQFPPNFHVFNKLERILKRRDGVFDGNGKIDWAHAEILAFATILRDGVPIRLTGQDSQRGTFAQRHLVLHDVKTGEEFVPLHHISEANASFVVYNSPLTEAAVLGYEYGYNVFAPETLVLWEAQFGDFANMAQVMFDQFISSGRAKWGQKSGLVMLLPHGYEGQGPEHSSARLERFLQLAAENNWTVANLSTSAQYFHILRRQASILQWEEVRPLVLMTPKSLLRHPLAASDVEEFTNGQFQPVLEQKGLGENREKVERIILGTGKLTVDLAEQINKMEGLDWLHVVRIEELYPFPKEELQAILVRYPNIKEIVWVQEEPQNMGSWCYVEPKLREIAPDGVDVSYIGRRRRASPAEGDPVVHRKEQERIIQCALTKKEQ, via the coding sequence ATGGCAAAGCAAACGATAAGCAACGCAGAACCATGGAGTCAGTTTTATGGTCCGAACCTTGGATACGTGATGGAAAAGTATGAACAGTATCTGGAGGACCCGGACAGCGTCGACCCCGAATTGAAGCAGCTGTTTGAACAGTGGGGGGCGCCGCCAGCGGAAGCCGAACGGTTTGAGTATAGCGAAAGCGCCGCGAAAACTCACCAAACGTTCCGTCTTCCTGAGAATCCGACGATATTTAGCAAACTCGTTGCGGCCGTTAAGCTAGCTGACAACATTCGTCATTACGGCCATCTGGCAGCAGATGTCAACCCATTAAACAAGCAAAATAAAGATTTGCGACGCATTGAGTTAAGTGAATTCGATCTGACGGAAGAAGATTTAAAAGAAATTCCGGTTCCGTTTATTTGCCCGCACGCGCCTTCGCACGTCCGCAATGGATTGGATGCGATTAACCATTTAAGAAAAATATATACTGATAAAATTGCTTTTGAATTTTCGCAAGTACATAATTTAGAAGAAAAAAACTGGTTAATTCGGGAAATTGAATCAGGTGCATATTACCCAAGTTTGTCGAATGAAGAAAAGGTGGCCTTGCTTCGCCGCCTTACGGAAGTGGAAGGATTTGAAAAGTTTCTTCATCGCACGTTTGTCGGCCAAAAGCGTTTTTCCATCGAAGGGTTGGATTCGATGGTTCCGCTGCTGGACGAACTCGTCCGCCATTCCATTGAGAATGAAGTGAAAGCGATTAATATCGGCATGGCGCACCGCGGACGCTTAAATGTGCTCGCTCACGTTCTTGGCAAGCCGTATGAAATGATTTTTGCCGAGTTTCAACATGCGGAAAGCAAAGATTTCATCCCGTCGGAAGGTTCGGTAGCGATTACGTATGGCTGGACGGGGGATGTAAAATACCATTTGGGCGCAGCACGCCGCTTGCGAAACAAAAATGAGCATACGATGAGAATAACGCTGGCGAACAACCCGAGCCATCTCGAAGTAGTCAGCCCGGTCGTTTTAGGGTTTACACGCGCTGCCCAAGAGGATCGCTCGAACGCGGGCGTGCCGTCTCAAGATACAGATTCGTCGTTCGCCATTATGATTCACGGAGACGCGGCATTTCCTGGACAGGGAATTGTCGCAGAAACATTGAACTTAAGCCGCTTGCGTGGATATCAGACGGGCGGGTCGATTCATATTATTGCGAACAATATGATCGGCTTCACGACAGAAAGCTATGATTCACGTTCCACGAGATACGCATCTGACATCGCAAAAGGCTTTGAAATACCGATTGTGCATGTAAACGCCGACGATCCGGAAGCGTGTTTGGCGGCGGCGAACCTTGCGTTTAAATACCGCCAGCGCTTCAAAAAAGATTTTGTCATCGATTTAATTGGCTACCGCCGCTTCGGCCATAACGAAATGGATGAACCGATGGCGACAAATCCGACAATGTATAACGTGATCCAACAGCACCCGACGGTTCGCCAACTTTATGCGCAAAAGCTGGTGGAAAAAGGGGTTATTGCAAAAGAAGCGGTTGAAGAGATGGAACGGGAAGTTGCCGAGCGCTTGAAAAACGCGTACGAAAGAGTTCCGAAAGACGAGACAAAGCTCGACTTTATCATGGATCCGCCGAAACCGGTGGCAAGAAAATTGCCATTTGTTAAAACGGCTGTGGAAAAAGAGGTATTGCGCCGGCTGAACAAAGAGTTATTGCAGTTTCCTCCTAATTTCCATGTGTTTAATAAGTTAGAGCGCATTTTAAAACGCCGCGACGGCGTGTTTGACGGCAATGGGAAAATTGATTGGGCGCATGCGGAAATTCTTGCTTTCGCGACGATTTTGCGCGATGGTGTCCCAATCCGGCTTACCGGCCAAGATTCGCAGCGCGGTACGTTCGCCCAACGCCATCTTGTGTTGCATGATGTGAAAACAGGCGAAGAATTTGTGCCGCTTCATCATATTAGCGAAGCGAACGCCTCGTTTGTTGTTTACAACAGCCCGCTGACAGAAGCAGCAGTGCTGGGCTACGAATACGGGTATAACGTCTTTGCGCCGGAAACGCTCGTTTTATGGGAGGCGCAATTCGGCGACTTTGCCAATATGGCGCAAGTAATGTTTGATCAGTTTATTTCGTCCGGACGGGCGAAATGGGGACAAAAATCAGGCCTTGTTATGCTGCTTCCGCACGGGTATGAAGGACAAGGTCCGGAACATTCGAGTGCCCGTTTAGAACGGTTTTTGCAATTAGCGGCGGAAAATAACTGGACGGTAGCGAACCTGTCTACATCTGCCCAATATTTCCATATTTTGCGCCGGCAAGCGAGCATTTTGCAATGGGAGGAAGTGCGCCCGTTAGTGCTGATGACGCCGAAAAGCCTGCTGCGGCATCCGCTGGCTGCTTCGGATGTGGAAGAGTTCACGAACGGACAGTTCCAGCCTGTTCTTGAACAAAAAGGGCTTGGCGAAAACCGCGAGAAAGTGGAAAGAATCATTTTAGGCACAGGAAAGTTGACGGTTGATTTGGCGGAACAAATCAATAAAATGGAAGGTTTAGATTGGCTCCATGTCGTACGCATAGA